From a single Entelurus aequoreus isolate RoL-2023_Sb linkage group LG12, RoL_Eaeq_v1.1, whole genome shotgun sequence genomic region:
- the LOC133662903 gene encoding uncharacterized protein LOC133662903: MTIKAGMPEQNIIKMTPRPTRYAVSHAHDIVSTFYLFITPAIERIILEMTNLEGFHKYGDSWKKMDETDLQAYLGLLILAGVYRSRGEAATSLWDAESGRPIFRATMPLKLFHTYSRLIPFDDRESKPARRVTDKLAAIREVWDNVVLLSTLHTDGDVSDGEYRKSVIILDYNHNKGGVDNLDKREINPTWMSRKQNKRRVFLEQLGKALVIPLIERRKQVPRTEASAAVVKAIQSAWSS; this comes from the exons ATGACCATCAAGGCAGGCATGCCAGAACAAAACATCATAAAGATGACCCCAAGACCCACAAGGTATGCCGTTTCTCATGCCCATGACATTGTCTCTACATTCTACCTGTTTATCACACCAGCAATTGAAAGAATAATCCTGGAGATGACAAATTTGGAGGGTTTTCACAAATATGGAGACagctggaaaaagatggatgagacTGACCTGCAGGCCTACTTAGGGCTGCTAATCTTAGCCGGTGTATACAGGTCCCGAGGTGAGGCTGCAACCAGTCTATGGGATGCAGAGAGTGGAAGGCCAATTTTCCGAGCCACAATGCCACTCAAACTCTTTCACACCTACTCAAGACTGATACCATTTGATGACCGTGAGTCAAAACCAGCAAGACGTGTGACAGACAAACTTGCAGCCATAAGAGAGGTCTGGGACAATGTAGTTCTTCTGAGCACACTGCACACAGATGGTGACGTTAGCGATGGTGAGTACAGGAAGTCAGTCATCATCCTAGACTACAACCACAACAAGGGAGGTGTGGACAACCTAGATAAG AGAGAGATCAACCCGACATGGATGTCTCGTAAGCAGAACAAGAGGAGGGTGTTCCTGGAGCAGCTGGGAAAGGCACTTGtaattccactcattgaaagaaGGAAGCAAGTCCCCCGCACAGAAGCCTCAGCAGCAGTTGTGAAAGCTATTCAGAGTGCATGGAGCTCCTGA